Proteins encoded by one window of Misgurnus anguillicaudatus chromosome 4, ASM2758022v2, whole genome shotgun sequence:
- the LOC141363744 gene encoding uncharacterized protein codes for MDPTVSDTETMDRPRRRTNLPSHLADYEVDYPPAADHPSKASLPGSSQPRSSSRKTSHSGNRSHSRTSRRSITSTGVYLPPELSSVQTAVLEEKIKQRQFDSLKQQIQEDSLADMEYQRLQTQAKEAQRVQEEALAAKEALSKHLERQRKLQQAETELEVAKLVSSMLSIDSGSATPVPSSSPASPLPPSQYNQSSPVMSPSHSSLSKQPFPQSSVVTSSMQPFSADQILLDDDSQPSLRPPEQTLPTTESVSVSLPPVLHLPQSVSVSTVSQTANITAPLRSVMSSSYVVPQPLSVASVMSTTAHPLSMSMSSVPQQSTAAALPMSTRPYMIPQTFPPPVTTYARQLQLPFTSQQASARPPNASFTQPPSLPHLPYAHSAYPDTELLFASAYGIPQPKLPVFESGNESDFALLKLGLDNLLSSHSYLSEQYKYHVLLSHLKLPSAQQLAKAYMYHSHPYSAALQALQDKYGQPRQLVQSELGAIMNSPPLRLGDANAFDSFALSVQSLVGMLRTLEGQNGYELMCGSHVDRLLSKLPPAYRDGFVEYCLSKGILQTGTDKTYTLPDLAVWLEIKSQAKRISSRAAALFHCDSPKSYAKSTTFARPKERFTPVLLTSERGTKGPDAATQKSSSKLKPRPYCPHCDSRDHYLNACEQFKKLTTAQVIAWIKEGKRCWRCGRNHAVEVCNLKRPCGVCKELHLTVLHDSVNDTSRAVLMVSLPPTRIYFDRPNRSPKVMLKVVKVLLHNGRRTMETHAVLDDGSERTIVLQPVMEQLKLTGTPELLPLQTIHQCHTELNGSSVSFEVSSVSKPMKKFAIHNAFTATGLCLAEHNYPVAALQKAYRHLKDLPLPPMDRVKPLLLIGSDMPHLLTPVQPICKGPIGGPIAVHTPLGWSLQGPMSPMQPSRGSQQCLHITTVSNRDDLIQHVERLWQVDTLPYNTKMVTRSKQDKEAYTLLQNATIRVTVDGIQRYATPLLRRTPLNILHADKTAVLPSLRRIERRLARDPEKAKVYCNEITKLESAGYVSKITAEEADQSAESWFIPHHMVQHNGKDRIVFNCSFQHQGQSLNEQLLPGPTLGPSLLGVLLRFRQHTVAISGDIKGMFHQVRLLPGDKSVLRFLWRDMCREAEPDIYEWQVLPFGTTCSPCCAIHALQHHVQAHKDTMANSVDIVEHSFYVDNCLHSVPSTSEAKEIVDGLRQLLSKGGFEIRQWACNVPTVIQHLPPEARSANSERWLAQSTADLQELTLGLRWNCISDTLGYNLRSVETVEPTMRNIYKTLASQTDPLGFITPFTTRAKVIIQDLWKHNLGWDDPIEPLPLREKWLTWVGELPTLVKLQFPRAYTPVSADHPSVTRELHVFSDASERAYGSVAYLRTTDHQGQVILTFVLARSRVAPRKCLSMPRLELCAALTGAQLAKVLQTELTIPIHKVTFWSDSTTVLYWLTSESCHYKVFVGTRVAEIQTLTEMAEWRYVDSRNNPADHITRGLTLTDLAGPHQWSSGPAFLVQPPDQWPSMPKCECEPDSSELKKSVFVGSVSAPNSSLPPDPSQFHTWQELVKATVISLHGAASTNTDPSMEASEYIKAEKLLLSQAQIDSFPIEVRALKAGHPIPHNSRLGSLAPEYDDATGLVRVGGRLRRASELDLEAIHPIVLDPSHHITKLLIKDTDQ; via the coding sequence AGAGACTGAATTAGAGGTAGCGAAGCTTGTATCTTCTATGCTTTCTATAGACTCTGGTTCAGCCACCCCGGTGCCTTCAAGCTCACCAGCCAGCCCTTTACCTCCATCTCAATACAATCAGAGTAGTCCAGTCATGAGTCCATCACATAGCTCTTTGTCTAAACAGCCCTTTCCTCAGTCATCAGTAGTGACTTCATCCATGCAGCCTTTCTCAGCTGATCAGATACTGCTGGATGATGACTCGCAGCCGTCACTAAGACCACCGGAGCAGACATTACCTACCACTGAATCCGTGAGTGTTTCCTTACCTCCAGTGCTTCACTTACCACAATCAGTGTCAGTCTCTACAGTATCACAGACTGCCAACATAACTGCGCCATTACGCTCTGTGATGTCATCATCGTATGTGGTACCTCAACCTCTCTCAGTAGCCTCCGTTATGTCCACTACTGCACACCCCTTGAGTATGAGCATGTCATCTGTGCCACAGCAGTCTACCGCTGCCGCACTGCCGATGTCTACACGTCCATATATGATACCGCAGACATTTCCCCCTCCAGTGACTACCTATGCCCGTCAGCTGCAACTTCCATTTACCAGCCAGCAGGCATCAGCCAGGCCACCTAATGCTAGCTTTACTCAGCCACCCTCATTGCCGCATCTTCCCTATGCACATTCGGCATACCCTGATACAGAGTTACTGTTTGCTTCAGCTTATGGCATTCCACAACCTAAGCTACCAGTGTTTGAAAGTGGTAATGAGAGTGACTTCGCCTTGTTAAAATTAGGACTGGACAATTTGTTAAGTAGTCACAGCTATCTTAGTGAGCAGTACAAATACCATGTCTTGTTAAGCCATTTGAAACTTCCTAGTGCTCAGCAGCTGGCTAAAGCCTACATGTATCATTCACATCCATACTCTGCTGCGTTGCAGGCACTTCAGGACAAGTATGGACAGCCAAGACAACTTGTGCAGTCAGAGCTGGGTGCTATCATGAACAGTCCACCACTAAGATTGGGCGATGCTAATGCTTTTGATTCCTTTGCCTTATCGGTACAATCGTTGGTAGGTATGCTGAGGACTCTTGAAGGCCAGAACGGTTATGAGCTCATGTGTGGCTCTCATGTGGATCGTCTGCTCAGCAAGTTGCCACCTGCCTATCGTGATGGCTTTGTTGAATACTGTCTAAGCAAAGGTATTCTCCAGACAGGCACAGACAAAACCTATACACTTCCAGATCTGGCCGTTTGGCTCGAGATTAAATCCCAAGCGAAGCGAATTTCCAGCCGAGCTGCAGCACTGTTCCATTGTGACTCACCCAAGTCCTATGCTAAATCCACGACTTTTGCTCGTCCAAAGGAGAGATTTACACCTGTTCTCTTGACCAGTGAGAGAGGCACGAAGGGTCCTGATGCTGCAACACAGAAGTCTAGCTCAAAGTTAAAGCCCAGGCCGTATTGTCCTCATTGTGATAGTAGGGACCATTACCTAAATGCCTGTGAACAGTTTAAGAAACTGACTACAGCTCAAGTTATCGCTTGGATTAAAGAGGGAAAGCGCTGTTGGAGATGTGGCCGGAATCATGCAGTGGAGGTCTGCAATCTCAAGCGTCCATGTGGTGTTTGTAAAGAGTTACATCTCACCGTTCTGCACGATTCTGTCAATGATACTTCCAGGGCCGTACTCATGGTCAGTCTGCCACCTACCAGAATATACTTTGACCGTCCTAACCGTTCACCCAAGGTTATGTTGAAAGTAGTCAAAGTCCTTCTTCACAATGGTCGACGAACTATGGAAACCCACGCAGTTCTTGATGACGGGTCTGAAAGAACAATAGTGCTTCAGCCAGTAATGGAGCAGCTCAAGTTAACTGGTACTCCAGAATTGCTCCCATTGCAGACAATTCACCAGTGTCACACAGAACTTAACGGGTCATCTGTGTCTTTTGAGGTGTCATCAGTATCCAAGCCAATGAAGAAGTTTGCTATACATAATGCATTCACTGCCACCGGTTTGTGTCTAGCAGAGCACAACTACCCAGTGGCTGCTCTCCAGAAGGCTTATCGACACCTAAAGGACCTTCCACTGCCTCCTATGGACAGAGTGAAACCGCTGCTTCTTATCGGGTCTGATATGCCGCATCTCCTGACACCAGTTCAGCCCATTTGTAAAGGCCCCATAGGAGGACCCATTGCTGTTCATACACCGTTAGGATGGTCTCTCCAAGGCCCGATGAGTCCCATGCAGCCCTCACGTGGAAGTCAGCAGTGTCTTCACATTACGACAGTTTCAAATCGTGACGATCTGATCCAGCATGTGGAAAGACTCTGGCAAGTTGACACTCTTCCATACAATACCAAGATGGTTACAAGGTCCAAACAGGACAAAGAGGCTTACACTTTACTGCAGAATGCTACCATCAGGGTGACTGTGGATGGTATACAACGTTATGCTACACCACTGCTGAGACGAACCCCCCTAAACATACTCCATGCAGATAAAACAGCTGTTCTTCCTAGTTTGCGCCGTATTGAGCGCAGACTGGCACGGGATCCTGAGAAGGCTAAAGTTTACTGCAATGAGATCACTAAGTTGGAGTCAGCCGGGTATGTGTCTAAGATAACTGCAGAGGAAGCAGACCAGAGTGCAGAGTCTTGGTTCATACCGCACCACATGGTGCAACACAATGGTAAAGACAGAATTGTCTTCAACTGCTCCTTCCAACATCAGGGACAGTCCTTAAATGAACAGCTGCTACCAGGACCAACTTTGGGACCATCCTTACTAGGTGTCCTCCTGAGATTTCGCCAACACACCGTTGCTATCAGTGGGGACATCAAAGGTATGTTCCACCAAGTCCGTTTGCTGCCTGGGGACAAATCCGTCTTGCGTTTCCTTTGGAGAGACATGTGCAGGGAGGCAGAACCTGATATATATGAGTGGCAGGTTCTTCCGTTCGGCACCACCTGCAGCCCCTGTTGCGCAATTCATGCCCTTCAACATCACGTCCAAGCACATAAAGATACTATGGCCAACTCAGTGGATATTGTGGAGCATTCATTCTACGTGGATAACTGCCTTCACAGTGTACCATCGACGAGTGAAGCTAAAGAGATAGTGGATGGGTTGCGCCAACTCCTTTCCAAAGGGGGCTTTGAGATTAGACAGTGGGCGTGCAATGTGCCAACGGTAATCCAACACCTACCTCCAGAAGCCAGGTCAGCGAATAGCGAACGTTGGTTAGCCCAAAGCACTGCTGACCTTCAGGAACTCACTCTTGGTCTGCGGTGGAATTGCATAAGTGACACCTTGGGGTACAATTTACGTTCTGTGGAAACTGTTGAGCCTACCATGAGGAACATATATAAAACTTTGGCGAGTCAGACTGACCCTTTGGGGTTCATTACCCCGTTCACTACAAGGGCCAAGGTTATTATCCAAGACCTCTGGAAGCACAACCTCGGTTGGGACGACCCCATAGAACCATTACCTTTGAGAGAGAAGTGGCTTACCTGGGTAGGAGAACTCCCAACTCTTGTAAAGCTTCAGTTCCCTCGAGCATACACCCCAGTCTCTGCTGACCACCCTTCTGTCACCCGAGAGCTTCATGTCTTTAGTGATGCGTCGGAAAGGGCATACGGTTCGGTGGCATACTTACGCACCACAGACCATCAAGGACAAGTTATTCTTACCTTCGTCTTAGCCAGGTCTAGAGTAGCACCTCGAAAATGCCTGTCTATGCCTCGTTTGGAGCTGTGTGCTGCCCTTACCGGTGCACAGTTGGCGAAGGTGCTCCAAACAGAGTTGACCATACCTATCCATAAGGTCACTTTCTGGTCTGACTCTACCACGGTGTTGTACTGGTTGACATCTGAATCTTGCCACTACAAAGTGTTTGTAGGAACGCGCGTGGCAGAGATCCAGACTCTAACAGAGATGGCTGAATGGAGGTACGTGGATTCGCGTAACAACCCTGCCGACCACATTACACGGGGTCTTACACTTACCGACTTAGCAGGCCCGCATCAGTGGAGCTCAGGTCCAGCCTTCCTTGTTCAGCCACCTGACCAATGGCCATCAATGCCCAAATGTGAATGTGAACCTGACAGCAGTGAACTAAAGAAATCTGTCTTTGTGGGATCTGTTTCAGCACCTAATAGTTCGCTTCCTCCAGATCCAAGCCAATTCCACACATGGCAAGAGCTCGTTAAGGCCACAGTCATATCCCTGCATGGGGCGGCTAGCACCAACACTGACCCTTCTATGGAGGCTTCTGAATATATTAAAGCGGAAAAGCTGCTTCTGTCACAAGCTCAAATAGACTCCTTTCCTATTGAGGTTAGAGCTTTGAAGGCCGGACATCCTATTCCACATAACAGTCGCTTAGGCTCACTTGCCCCTGAATATGATGATGCCactggtcttgttagagttGGTGGACGGCTACGACGTGCTAGTGAACTTGATTTAGAGGCCATACACCCAATTGTGTTAGACCCTAGCCATCATATCACTAAGTTGCTGATAAAGGACACAGATCAATGA
- the LOC141363745 gene encoding uncharacterized protein, which yields MDSDAFLLSLRRFIARRGKPMELLCDNGTNFVGGDRELREALESMSATLQEQLAEQKIRFRHNPPIAPHFGGTWEREIKSVKAALRVILREQSVPEPVLQTLLVEVEGILNSKPLGYVSSDIADVDPVTPNLLLMGRRDASLPQVLYDPNNLLGRRRWRHSQVLADCFWAAFIRQYLPGMQGRTKWKTDGIELKVGQVVLVVDPQLPRSLWPVGTVTETLPGADGRIRIARVNVKDKVYTRPVVRLIPLPHLEDNDTSSTNRLS from the coding sequence ATGGACAGTGATGCTTTTCTGCTCTCTCTGCGGCGTTTCATAGCCCGCCGTGGCAAGCCTATGGAGCTGTTGTGCGACAATGGCACCAACTTCGTTGGAGGTGATCGGGAGTTAAGGGAGGCCCTTGAATCTATGTCTGCAACACTACAGGAACAGCTAGCGGAGCAGAAAATCCGATTTCGCCATAACCCACCGATTGCTCCTCACTTTGGGGGTACCTGGGAGCGCGAAATAAAATCAGTTAAAGCAGCACTACGTGTGATCCTCCGAGAGCAGTCCGTGCCTGAACCAGTACTTCAGACCCTACTGGTAGAAGTTGAAGGCATCTTGAACTCCAAGCCACTCGGTTACGTATCCTCGGATATTGCGGATGTAGACCCTGTGACTCCGAACTTACTACTTATGGGTCGTCGAGATGCGTCTCTACCTCAGGTTTTGTATGACCCTAACAACCTGCTTGGAAGACGGAGATGGCGACATAGCCAGGTGCTGGCTGATTGTTTCTGGGCTGCCTTTATTCGTCAATACCTCCCAGGTATGCAGGGACGTACCAAGTGGAAGACAGATGGCATAGAACTGAAAGTAGGGCAAGTCGTACTTGTTGTCGACCCACAACTTCCACGTTCACTCTGGCCTGTAGGAACAGTTACAGAGACCTTACCTGGAGCTGATGGTAGAATCCGTATTGCCAGGGTCAATGTTAAGGACAAAGTTTATACTCGCCCAGTTGTGCGATTAATCCCACTGCCTCACCTTGAGGACAATGACACGAGCTCCACCAACAGACTTTCTTAG